Proteins co-encoded in one Actinobacillus succinogenes 130Z genomic window:
- a CDS encoding YagU family protein, producing MALFTQPSKRRYGVAFFVGIIGGLISAFVKWGAEHPFPPRSPIDLFSAACPQPVLDALNSGALAMDGALQQCSRAFLNPPHVFLRDYLGIDPTQAAFTFADQAFNWIGVTHIIFSLVFAIGYCLVAEVFPKIKFWQGIGAGLLACIAVHYIVFPAMNLTPPVSEWPLYEHVSEIVGHIFWFWTIEVIRRDLRNRITGQPDPEDETR from the coding sequence ATGGCATTATTTACTCAGCCATCAAAACGTCGCTACGGTGTTGCCTTTTTTGTGGGTATCATCGGCGGTCTTATTTCTGCGTTCGTTAAATGGGGGGCCGAACACCCATTCCCGCCGCGCAGTCCAATCGATTTATTTTCCGCAGCCTGTCCGCAACCGGTATTGGATGCATTAAATTCAGGCGCTTTAGCAATGGACGGTGCGTTACAACAATGTTCCCGTGCATTCTTAAATCCTCCGCATGTCTTCTTGCGCGATTATCTGGGTATCGACCCTACTCAAGCGGCATTTACCTTTGCGGATCAAGCGTTTAACTGGATTGGTGTCACTCACATTATCTTCTCGTTAGTGTTTGCTATCGGTTATTGTTTAGTGGCTGAAGTGTTCCCGAAAATTAAGTTCTGGCAAGGTATCGGTGCCGGGTTGTTGGCTTGTATCGCAGTTCACTACATTGTGTTTCCGGCAATGAATTTGACTCCGCCGGTATCCGAATGGCCATTATATGAACACGTTTCCGAAATTGTCGGTCATATTTTCTGGTTCTGGACTATTGAGGTTATCCGCCGCGATTTGCGTAACCGCATTACCGGTCAGCCGGATCCTGAAGACGAAACCCGCTAA
- the rsmD gene encoding 16S rRNA (guanine(966)-N(2))-methyltransferase RsmD, protein MKKHTKPRNTAAQAANPKGEVRIIAGRWRGRKLPVLNAQGLRPTGDRIKETLFNWLMPYIAGANCLDAFAGSGSLGFEALSRQAKSVTFLELDKTVARQLSKNLQTLNCDKTQASVYNQNSLEFLKQVQNRPHFDVVFLDPPFNFGLAEQAIRLLAENNWLRPDALIYVETEREKQPDVPENWMLLKEKTSGQVSYRLYRI, encoded by the coding sequence ATGAAAAAACACACAAAACCACGAAATACAGCGGCTCAAGCGGCGAATCCGAAAGGTGAGGTACGCATTATTGCGGGGCGTTGGCGCGGACGTAAATTGCCGGTGCTGAATGCACAAGGTTTACGCCCGACGGGTGATCGGATAAAGGAAACGCTGTTTAACTGGTTAATGCCTTATATTGCAGGTGCGAATTGTCTGGACGCCTTTGCCGGCAGCGGTTCTCTCGGTTTTGAAGCCTTATCCCGGCAGGCGAAATCCGTGACATTTTTGGAGTTGGATAAAACCGTAGCGCGCCAGCTCAGCAAAAATCTGCAGACGCTGAATTGTGATAAAACGCAGGCAAGCGTATACAATCAAAACAGTTTGGAATTTCTAAAACAAGTGCAGAATCGACCGCACTTTGATGTGGTCTTTCTCGATCCGCCCTTTAATTTCGGACTGGCGGAACAAGCAATACGGTTGCTGGCGGAAAATAACTGGTTGCGACCGGATGCATTGATTTATGTGGAAACCGAGCGGGAAAAACAACCGGACGTGCCGGAAAACTGGATGCTGTTAAAGGAGAAAACTTCCGGGCAGGTCAGTTACCGCCTCTATCGGATCTGA
- the ftsY gene encoding signal recognition particle-docking protein FtsY, whose protein sequence is MAEDKKKGGFWSWLGLGKKKEEQAVADKIDDIVDEIKDTIDEAGDKIDEVADRIEDKFEEIGDKVEEGLEQIQARLDEKLDEAEQRLSEETVEQLEHFVQSETQNSLQNPTALEPVQTEQLVADVHPTPVKTLNQAEEHLTSADNEAASAALTEETAAGTQESAVDFSPVSEDEVVSGASEKDELAVPVETREKPSEGGFFSRLLKGLVKTKQNIGAGFRSFFSGKKIDDELFEELEEQLLIADIGVPTTSKIITNLEQHATRQQLKDADLLYQQLKQEMAEILKPVARPLVIDGSKKPYVILMVGVNGVGKTTTIGKLARQFQQQGKSVMLAAGDTFRAAAVEQLQVWGERNHIPVVAQSTGSDSASVIFDAMQSASARNIDILIADTAGRLQNKNNLMDELKKIVRVIKKYDESAPHEIMLTLDAGTGQNAVSQARLFNEAVGLTGISLTKLDGTAKGGVIFAIADQFNLPIRYIGVGEKIEDLRTFDADEFIDALFTHESV, encoded by the coding sequence ATGGCAGAGGATAAGAAAAAAGGCGGTTTTTGGTCTTGGTTAGGCTTGGGTAAAAAGAAAGAAGAACAAGCCGTTGCGGATAAAATTGATGATATCGTTGACGAGATAAAAGATACAATTGATGAGGCTGGCGACAAGATTGATGAGGTTGCCGACAGAATCGAAGATAAATTCGAGGAAATAGGCGATAAAGTCGAAGAAGGGTTAGAACAGATTCAAGCACGGCTTGATGAAAAACTTGATGAAGCGGAACAACGTCTTAGCGAAGAAACCGTTGAGCAGCTGGAACATTTTGTGCAATCGGAAACACAAAATTCTTTGCAAAATCCGACCGCACTTGAACCGGTTCAAACGGAACAATTAGTAGCGGATGTTCATCCGACGCCGGTAAAAACGCTGAACCAAGCAGAAGAACATTTAACTTCTGCGGATAACGAGGCGGCAAGTGCTGCTCTAACCGAGGAAACGGCGGCGGGAACACAAGAAAGTGCGGTGGATTTTTCACCGGTTTCGGAAGATGAAGTCGTGTCGGGTGCTTCGGAAAAGGACGAACTTGCCGTACCGGTGGAAACCCGGGAAAAACCGAGTGAAGGCGGGTTCTTCAGCCGTTTATTGAAAGGTTTGGTAAAAACCAAACAGAATATCGGCGCCGGATTCCGTTCTTTCTTCAGCGGCAAGAAAATTGATGACGAGTTGTTTGAAGAATTGGAAGAACAATTGTTAATCGCCGATATCGGCGTACCGACTACCTCTAAAATCATTACAAATCTGGAGCAGCATGCAACCCGTCAACAGTTGAAAGACGCGGATTTACTGTATCAGCAGTTGAAACAGGAAATGGCGGAAATTCTAAAACCGGTGGCGCGACCTCTTGTAATCGACGGTTCGAAAAAGCCGTATGTGATTCTGATGGTGGGCGTGAACGGCGTGGGAAAAACGACCACTATCGGTAAATTGGCGCGTCAATTCCAACAGCAGGGTAAGTCTGTGATGTTGGCGGCGGGCGATACTTTCCGTGCGGCGGCGGTAGAACAGCTTCAGGTTTGGGGCGAACGCAATCATATTCCGGTGGTGGCACAAAGTACGGGTTCCGATTCGGCCTCGGTGATTTTTGACGCTATGCAGTCCGCTTCAGCGCGTAACATTGATATTTTAATCGCCGACACGGCGGGACGTTTGCAGAACAAAAACAATCTGATGGACGAGTTGAAAAAAATCGTTCGCGTTATTAAAAAATACGATGAAAGCGCGCCGCACGAAATTATGCTGACACTGGATGCCGGCACGGGGCAAAACGCGGTCAGCCAGGCGAGATTATTCAATGAAGCCGTGGGTTTAACCGGTATCAGTCTAACTAAGCTGGACGGTACGGCGAAAGGCGGCGTGATTTTTGCTATCGCCGATCAGTTCAATCTGCCGATTCGTTACATCGGTGTCGGTGAAAAAATCGAAGATTTACGCACTTTCGACGCAGACGAATTTATCGACGCGTTGTTTACTCATGAATCCGTGTAG